Proteins co-encoded in one Ananas comosus cultivar F153 linkage group 15, ASM154086v1, whole genome shotgun sequence genomic window:
- the LOC109721005 gene encoding putative MO25-like protein At5g47540 isoform X2, with product MRGLFRSKPRPPADVVRHTRDLLAYVDRKWDSREAKREEKMAELSKNIRELKFILYGSSEADPVPEACAQLTQEFFRENTLRLLILCLPKLNLETRKDATQIVANLQRQQVHSRLIASDYLEANKDLLDILVAGYDNIDVALHYGAMLRECIRHQCVARYILESEHMKKFFDYIQNQNFDIESEAFATFKLLGDMLLDRSNSAVMVRYVSSMDYLRVLMGLLTDESMTIRIEAFHVIKLFIANQNKPREIVFILAKNKEKLLRHIEEIKMEKGNDQFEADKSQVIQEIAGL from the exons ATGCGGGGCCTCTTCAGGTCGAAGCCGAGGCCCCCGGCCGACGTCGTTCGGCATACGAGGGACCTCCTCGCCTACGTCGATCGCAAGTGGGACTCTCGGGAGGCGAAGAGGGAGGAGAAG ATGGCTGAATTGAGCAAAAATATCCGGGAGTTGAAATTTATCCTCTATGGCAGCAGTGAAGCTGACCCAGTCCCTGAAGCATGTGCCCAGCTGACCCAAGAATTCTTTAGAGAGAACACTCTACGTCTACTAATTCTTTGCCTTCCAAAACTGAATTTAGAG ACTCGAAAAGATGCTACTCAAATTGTTGCAAATTTGCAACGACAACAAGTCCATTCCCGGCTGATTGCTTCTGACTACCTGGAAGCGAACAAAGATCTTTTGGATATTCTAGTTGCTGG GTATGACAACATAGATGTTGCTTTACACTATGGTGCTATGTTGAGGGAGTGCATTCGCCATCAATGTGTTGCAAG GTATATCTTAGAGTCTGAGCACATGAAAAAGTTTTTCGATTACATACAGAATCAGAACTTCGACATTGAATCAGAAGCCTTTGCAACTTTTAAA CTTTTGGGAGACATGCTACTTGACAGATCAAATTCTGCAGTTATGGTGCGATATGTTAGTTCAATGGACTATCTTAGAGTTCTAATGGGGCTTCTCACG GATGAAAGTATGACAATTAGGATAGAAGCATTCCACGTAATAAAG TTGTTTATTGCTAATCAAAACAAACCACGAGAAATTGTATTTATACtggcaaagaacaaagagaagCTTCTCCGGCATATCGAGGAAATCAAGATGGAAAAAG ggaATGATCAGTTTGAAGCGGACAAAAGTCAAGTTATCCAAGAAATTGCGGGGCTGTGA
- the LOC109721005 gene encoding putative MO25-like protein At5g47540 isoform X1, with protein MRGLFRSKPRPPADVVRHTRDLLAYVDRKWDSREAKREEKMAELSKNIRELKFILYGSSEADPVPEACAQLTQEFFRENTLRLLILCLPKLNLETRKDATQIVANLQRQQVHSRLIASDYLEANKDLLDILVAGYDNIDVALHYGAMLRECIRHQCVARYILESEHMKKFFDYIQNQNFDIESEAFATFKELLTRHKSTVAEFLAKNFDWFFAEYNSRLLESTIYITKRQAAKLLGDMLLDRSNSAVMVRYVSSMDYLRVLMGLLTDESMTIRIEAFHVIKLFIANQNKPREIVFILAKNKEKLLRHIEEIKMEKGNDQFEADKSQVIQEIAGL; from the exons ATGCGGGGCCTCTTCAGGTCGAAGCCGAGGCCCCCGGCCGACGTCGTTCGGCATACGAGGGACCTCCTCGCCTACGTCGATCGCAAGTGGGACTCTCGGGAGGCGAAGAGGGAGGAGAAG ATGGCTGAATTGAGCAAAAATATCCGGGAGTTGAAATTTATCCTCTATGGCAGCAGTGAAGCTGACCCAGTCCCTGAAGCATGTGCCCAGCTGACCCAAGAATTCTTTAGAGAGAACACTCTACGTCTACTAATTCTTTGCCTTCCAAAACTGAATTTAGAG ACTCGAAAAGATGCTACTCAAATTGTTGCAAATTTGCAACGACAACAAGTCCATTCCCGGCTGATTGCTTCTGACTACCTGGAAGCGAACAAAGATCTTTTGGATATTCTAGTTGCTGG GTATGACAACATAGATGTTGCTTTACACTATGGTGCTATGTTGAGGGAGTGCATTCGCCATCAATGTGTTGCAAG GTATATCTTAGAGTCTGAGCACATGAAAAAGTTTTTCGATTACATACAGAATCAGAACTTCGACATTGAATCAGAAGCCTTTGCAACTTTTAAA GAGCTTCTGACAAGGCATAAATCAACCGTAGCTGAATTTCTTGCAAAAAATTTCGACTGG TTTTTTGCAGAATATAACTCTAGGCTGCTAGAATCCACGATTTACATTACAAAAAGGCAAGCCGCCAAG CTTTTGGGAGACATGCTACTTGACAGATCAAATTCTGCAGTTATGGTGCGATATGTTAGTTCAATGGACTATCTTAGAGTTCTAATGGGGCTTCTCACG GATGAAAGTATGACAATTAGGATAGAAGCATTCCACGTAATAAAG TTGTTTATTGCTAATCAAAACAAACCACGAGAAATTGTATTTATACtggcaaagaacaaagagaagCTTCTCCGGCATATCGAGGAAATCAAGATGGAAAAAG ggaATGATCAGTTTGAAGCGGACAAAAGTCAAGTTATCCAAGAAATTGCGGGGCTGTGA